A stretch of Rubinisphaera margarita DNA encodes these proteins:
- a CDS encoding trimeric intracellular cation channel family protein, which translates to MSTFQLIELIAVISGGTYGVLLARRHEMDLVGVSSLAFMVAFGGGTLRDLFLDRYPLFWIRHDHYAVIVFGLALVTSLLPRIPDAVEKYLSIPDALGLGMFSVAGALAGLESETSLFIAAILGVVTGTFGGVIADVVCNRVPSLFRHAPLYATCSFVGCWLLFGLQWLQIPDPYAIAISLAFIVTMRLIALRWNVRLPQYSPSDEPFDE; encoded by the coding sequence ATGAGCACGTTCCAGCTGATTGAATTGATCGCCGTGATTTCGGGCGGAACTTACGGCGTGCTGCTGGCCCGCCGGCATGAGATGGATCTGGTCGGCGTATCGAGCCTGGCGTTCATGGTCGCCTTTGGCGGGGGAACGTTGCGAGATCTGTTTCTCGACCGCTATCCCCTGTTCTGGATTCGACACGATCATTACGCGGTCATCGTCTTCGGGCTGGCCCTCGTCACTTCGCTGTTGCCGCGAATTCCGGACGCCGTTGAGAAATACCTGAGCATCCCGGACGCTCTCGGTCTCGGCATGTTCAGCGTGGCAGGAGCGCTGGCGGGACTGGAATCGGAGACCTCTTTATTCATCGCGGCCATCCTCGGCGTCGTGACGGGAACGTTCGGCGGAGTGATTGCCGATGTCGTCTGCAATCGCGTTCCGAGCCTGTTTCGTCATGCTCCGTTGTATGCAACCTGCTCGTTCGTCGGCTGTTGGCTGCTGTTCGGTCTGCAGTGGCTTCAGATTCCGGATCCCTATGCCATCGCGATCAGCCTGGCGTTCATCGTCACTATGCGGCTGATCGCTCTGCGATGGAACGTCCGCCTGCCGCAATACTCCCCGAGTGATGAGCCGTTCGACGAATAG
- a CDS encoding DUF1592 domain-containing protein produces MQKFLNTHCLDCHQGDSAEASFTLDDLLDTGVDRSTLLEWRQIHQRVERHEMPPAEMEQPVPAERTLFVEALRQELTSLEQALYAQEGRSALRRLNRYEYQSTLREILAMPHLNVLEILPPDGSANGFDKSAEALDISHVHVVKWMEAADFALQQAIAPTPVKPEPKLIRAEVLGVDETRKTCQGFYSMLRQGRAIPMNGMQPDETLEINLGDFAAQDSGDVVDQEPKLDGLAVFINGESNLGMTIRPFRVELPGYYTLRVHGYGITNRLGEIVPTDRVETVGFYTDDRTLGYCDLPSYEPTTAEITVWLNAGDNIKPLVASSTYPVIRSGGQGLGAWKRQRGNGVVFNWLEMEGPFYDQWPPESHQRLFGDQKLTKKNEASLNRRERRGRDYAPVDVSTLTPKNADQQAERLLAEFAGRALRRAVNSSDLNVPRSVYREKTATGASYAEALLAAYRAILTSPAVVLVNAPDSGESQYAIASRLAYFLWSSPPDERLMSDAASGRLDDQAVLLSHVDRMLADPRAGRFINHFLDHWLLLKDIELTEPDENLYPEYNPLLLDSMMKETREYFALLVRENLGVSHIADSDFTVLNQRLAEHYGIPDVTGTVMRRVELPEDCHRGGILTQASVLKTTANGTTTSPVTRGTFVMSQILGDPPPPPPASVPAVEPDISGATTIREQLAQHRDDPACAGCHRKIDPPGFALESFDVMGGFRERYRSLGQGERIPDLFLRGGQPARVSLALPVDPSGDMPGSGEFQTIEEFKQLLLQRERQLAGNLLRQFIVYATGTPVSFADEAEFTAILKELEAGNFGIRDMIDAVVTSRMFLDHKQTSVETVR; encoded by the coding sequence GTGCAGAAGTTTCTGAACACGCACTGCCTCGACTGTCATCAGGGCGATTCGGCGGAAGCGAGCTTCACTCTCGACGACCTGCTCGATACCGGCGTCGATCGGTCCACTCTTCTGGAATGGCGACAGATTCATCAGCGGGTCGAGCGGCACGAGATGCCTCCCGCCGAGATGGAACAGCCTGTTCCGGCCGAACGGACGTTGTTCGTTGAAGCGCTGCGTCAGGAGCTGACTTCGCTGGAACAGGCTCTTTATGCCCAGGAAGGTCGATCGGCTTTGCGGCGGCTTAACCGCTATGAGTATCAGAGCACGCTGCGTGAGATTCTCGCAATGCCGCATTTGAACGTTCTCGAAATTCTCCCGCCCGACGGTTCGGCGAATGGTTTCGACAAGTCCGCCGAGGCTCTCGATATCTCGCATGTCCACGTCGTGAAGTGGATGGAAGCCGCCGACTTCGCTTTGCAGCAGGCGATTGCACCGACACCCGTTAAACCCGAACCGAAGTTGATTCGAGCCGAAGTCCTTGGTGTTGACGAGACCCGGAAAACTTGTCAGGGATTTTATTCCATGCTGCGGCAGGGGCGGGCGATTCCGATGAACGGGATGCAGCCGGATGAAACGCTGGAGATTAACCTTGGCGACTTCGCGGCCCAGGACAGCGGCGATGTGGTCGACCAGGAGCCGAAACTCGACGGACTCGCGGTTTTCATCAATGGAGAAAGCAATCTGGGGATGACGATCCGACCATTCCGCGTCGAACTGCCCGGCTACTACACGCTTCGCGTGCATGGCTATGGAATCACGAATCGTCTGGGTGAGATCGTGCCGACTGACCGGGTAGAGACGGTCGGCTTCTATACCGATGACCGCACGCTCGGTTACTGTGATCTGCCGTCCTACGAACCGACGACAGCCGAGATCACCGTCTGGCTCAACGCGGGAGACAACATCAAACCGCTCGTCGCGTCCTCGACGTATCCGGTGATTCGATCGGGCGGGCAGGGACTGGGAGCCTGGAAGCGACAACGGGGCAATGGCGTCGTCTTCAACTGGCTGGAGATGGAAGGTCCGTTCTATGACCAGTGGCCACCTGAGAGCCATCAGCGACTGTTCGGCGATCAAAAACTGACCAAGAAGAATGAAGCCAGCTTGAATCGCCGCGAACGCCGCGGTCGCGATTACGCTCCGGTCGACGTGTCAACATTGACCCCGAAGAACGCTGATCAACAAGCCGAGCGGTTGCTGGCCGAGTTTGCGGGCAGAGCTCTACGCCGCGCCGTTAATTCTTCAGACCTGAACGTGCCGCGGTCTGTTTATCGGGAGAAGACTGCCACCGGAGCCAGCTATGCCGAAGCACTGCTTGCCGCTTATCGAGCGATCCTGACCTCGCCGGCCGTTGTCCTGGTGAATGCACCGGATAGCGGCGAGTCTCAATACGCGATCGCATCGCGACTGGCGTACTTCCTCTGGTCTTCACCGCCCGATGAGCGTCTGATGAGCGACGCGGCTTCCGGTCGTCTGGACGATCAGGCGGTCCTGCTCAGTCACGTGGACCGGATGCTGGCCGATCCTCGGGCGGGACGTTTCATCAATCACTTTCTCGATCACTGGCTGCTTCTGAAGGACATCGAACTCACCGAGCCCGATGAGAATCTGTACCCCGAGTACAATCCGCTGCTGCTTGATTCGATGATGAAAGAAACCCGCGAGTACTTCGCGCTGCTGGTTCGCGAGAATCTTGGCGTGAGTCACATCGCCGATTCCGACTTTACCGTGCTTAATCAGCGACTGGCCGAGCATTACGGAATTCCGGATGTCACCGGCACGGTCATGCGTCGTGTCGAACTGCCGGAGGATTGCCATCGCGGCGGAATTCTGACGCAGGCTTCTGTGTTGAAGACGACCGCCAACGGTACGACGACTTCGCCCGTGACGCGCGGGACTTTTGTGATGTCGCAGATTCTGGGGGACCCGCCACCTCCTCCGCCCGCATCGGTACCGGCTGTGGAACCCGATATTTCGGGAGCGACCACGATTCGGGAGCAGCTCGCTCAACACCGCGACGATCCGGCCTGTGCGGGATGTCATCGGAAGATCGATCCCCCCGGTTTCGCTCTCGAATCGTTCGACGTGATGGGCGGCTTTCGGGAACGGTATCGGTCGCTGGGGCAGGGGGAACGGATTCCTGATCTGTTTCTCCGCGGCGGACAGCCGGCTCGCGTGAGCCTCGCGCTGCCGGTCGATCCCTCCGGCGACATGCCCGGATCGGGAGAGTTTCAGACCATTGAAGAGTTCAAGCAGCTTCTGCTGCAGAGAGAGCGGCAACTGGCCGGGAATCTGTTGCGGCAATTCATCGTCTACGCGACCGGTACGCCCGTCAGCTTCGCTGATGAAGCCGAGTTCACAGCGATCCTGAAAGAATTGGAAGCCGGGAATTTCGGTATTCGTGATATGATCGATGCGGTTGTGACAAGCCGTATGTTTCTGGACCACAAGCAAACTTCAGTCGAGACCGTTCGATGA
- a CDS encoding ABC transporter ATP-binding protein: MIHVHKLTKRYSATNLAVDELSFSVNSGEVYGLLGPNGAGKTTTLRMLLGLLPPTSGDAKIEEHSIMNAPVEIKRRIGLVSASAGLYQWLTPREVLEYFGWGYGLKPETIRRRTAELTEVMQIGDYLDQRCATLSTGQTQRVNLARALIHDPPVVLLDEPTRGLDVLGAQVIFDYAARLRQDGKAIIVCTHKLEEAERLCDRFGLLHRGRLQQEGTIEELRAATGEDSLVEMFLKMIGPLPTEERIA; the protein is encoded by the coding sequence ATGATTCATGTCCATAAGCTGACAAAGCGATATTCCGCCACGAACCTCGCGGTGGACGAGCTCTCGTTCTCAGTCAACAGTGGTGAAGTCTACGGCCTGTTGGGCCCGAACGGCGCCGGCAAAACGACGACGTTACGGATGCTGCTCGGCCTGTTGCCACCGACATCGGGAGACGCCAAGATCGAAGAGCATTCGATCATGAACGCTCCGGTGGAAATCAAGCGGCGGATCGGTCTCGTTTCCGCTTCGGCTGGTCTCTATCAATGGCTCACACCGCGCGAGGTGCTGGAGTACTTCGGCTGGGGTTACGGCTTGAAGCCCGAGACCATTCGCCGCCGGACCGCCGAACTGACCGAAGTCATGCAGATCGGCGATTACCTCGATCAACGGTGCGCGACACTGAGTACCGGGCAGACGCAGCGGGTCAATTTGGCTCGCGCGTTGATTCACGATCCCCCGGTTGTTCTGCTCGATGAGCCGACTCGCGGACTCGATGTGCTGGGGGCGCAGGTCATCTTCGACTACGCCGCCCGGCTGCGTCAGGACGGAAAAGCGATCATTGTCTGTACCCACAAGCTCGAAGAAGCGGAACGACTGTGCGATCGCTTCGGCCTGCTCCACCGCGGTCGACTGCAACAGGAGGGAACGATTGAAGAACTTCGAGCCGCCACCGGCGAAGATTCACTGGTCGAGATGTTCCTCAAGATGATCGGCCCACTGCCGACGGAGGAACGGATCGCATGA
- a CDS encoding VIT1/CCC1 transporter family protein gives MDQHLIPNSSQSELEAAHAPPAIRARLESGPDSNYLKDAIYGAIDGAVTTFAVISGVAGAGLQESIIIILGVANLIGDGFSMAASNYLGTRAEEQLRLRLRHLEEEHIDRIPEGEREEVLQILKKQGFKGDDLQRAVDVITSDRDRWIEIMLREEHGVALSNPDPRKAALTTFLAFLIIGFLPLLPFVADVVLPWSLPRPYLMSTVITSIAFFTVGAIKSRFVSQSWLMSGLETLSVGGAAAGLAYLCGVIVESLL, from the coding sequence ATGGATCAGCATCTGATTCCGAATTCGAGTCAGTCCGAACTCGAAGCCGCTCATGCGCCGCCGGCGATTCGTGCTCGCCTCGAGTCGGGCCCCGACAGCAACTATTTGAAGGATGCGATCTATGGGGCGATTGACGGAGCCGTGACCACGTTCGCGGTGATCTCCGGCGTGGCGGGGGCGGGACTGCAGGAGTCGATCATCATTATCCTCGGCGTCGCCAATCTGATCGGCGACGGCTTCAGCATGGCCGCCAGCAACTATCTCGGAACCCGAGCCGAGGAACAGTTGCGACTCAGACTGAGACACCTTGAAGAAGAACACATCGACCGTATCCCGGAAGGCGAGCGTGAAGAAGTGCTGCAGATCCTGAAGAAGCAGGGCTTCAAAGGGGACGATCTTCAGCGAGCAGTCGATGTGATTACTTCCGACCGGGATCGCTGGATTGAGATCATGCTGCGGGAAGAACATGGCGTGGCCCTTTCGAATCCCGATCCGCGGAAAGCCGCCCTGACGACCTTCCTCGCGTTTCTCATTATCGGGTTTCTACCGTTGCTGCCCTTCGTGGCCGATGTGGTCCTTCCCTGGTCGCTCCCTCGCCCTTACCTGATGAGCACCGTTATCACCAGTATCGCCTTTTTCACGGTCGGAGCCATCAAATCCCGTTTCGTTTCACAGTCCTGGCTGATGTCGGGACTGGAAACACTCTCCGTTGGAGGAGCGGCTGCCGGGCTCGCTTACCTGTGCGGCGTGATTGTCGAATCGCTGCTGTGA
- a CDS encoding serine hydrolase domain-containing protein: protein MQCPSLSICFGFFLGLTIAFANPTATRVHGEETSEIPRTGSTESRLSADQQTEIDQVVKEGIENGQMPGCVVLIGHRGKIVLAKAYGHRQSEPEAVPMTLDTVFDLASLTKPVATATSILHLVEQGKLKLDQKVTAILPTFTGNGKENITVRQLLIHQSGLIADNSIHDYGNGPQQAFERIDALKLTADPGTKFIYSDVGFIVLGRIVEAVSGTPLNEYAAAHIFKPTGMQETGYLPDKSLHSRTAPTEQRNGDWMRGEVHDPRAYALNGVAGHAGLFSTAEDLARYATMMLNGGTIDRQRVLKPETIELMITPHEVSRGVRGLGWDIQSPYSSNRGDQLSERAFGHGGFTGTVLWIDPDQDLFFIFLSNRLHPDGEGSVNSLAGRIISIAAAALSSTE, encoded by the coding sequence ATGCAATGTCCTTCCCTTTCAATCTGCTTCGGCTTTTTTCTCGGCCTCACGATTGCTTTCGCGAACCCAACTGCGACCAGGGTTCACGGTGAAGAAACCTCCGAAATTCCGCGAACGGGATCGACTGAGTCTCGTCTCTCTGCGGACCAGCAGACTGAGATCGACCAGGTCGTCAAGGAAGGAATCGAGAACGGCCAGATGCCGGGCTGCGTGGTGCTGATCGGTCACCGGGGCAAGATCGTTCTGGCGAAAGCGTACGGCCATCGTCAGTCGGAACCCGAAGCGGTCCCGATGACTCTCGATACCGTTTTCGATCTGGCTTCGCTGACCAAACCAGTCGCGACCGCCACAAGCATTCTGCATCTGGTTGAACAGGGGAAGTTGAAGCTCGATCAGAAGGTGACCGCAATCCTGCCGACGTTCACTGGAAACGGCAAGGAGAATATCACCGTCAGACAGCTGCTGATTCACCAGTCAGGACTGATCGCCGACAACTCCATTCACGACTACGGCAACGGTCCCCAGCAAGCGTTCGAGCGAATCGATGCACTCAAGTTGACCGCCGATCCCGGGACGAAGTTCATCTACAGCGATGTCGGGTTCATCGTGCTCGGCCGGATTGTGGAAGCCGTCAGTGGTACCCCCTTGAACGAATACGCGGCTGCACACATCTTCAAACCGACTGGCATGCAGGAAACCGGCTACCTGCCCGACAAATCGCTGCACAGCCGCACGGCTCCGACGGAACAACGAAACGGTGACTGGATGCGGGGCGAAGTCCACGATCCCCGGGCGTATGCCTTGAATGGCGTCGCCGGACATGCCGGTTTGTTCTCCACGGCAGAGGACCTGGCCCGCTATGCGACGATGATGCTCAACGGGGGCACAATCGATCGGCAACGGGTGTTGAAGCCGGAAACCATCGAGCTGATGATCACGCCCCACGAGGTCTCCCGCGGAGTTCGCGGACTGGGCTGGGATATTCAGTCGCCTTATTCCAGCAATCGCGGCGACCAGTTGAGCGAGCGGGCGTTCGGACACGGCGGCTTCACCGGGACGGTCCTTTGGATTGATCCCGACCAGGATCTGTTCTTCATTTTCCTCAGCAATCGACTGCACCCTGATGGCGAGGGTTCTGTGAACTCGCTGGCCGGTCGGATCATCTCGATTGCGGCGGCTGCACTGTCTTCGACGGAGTGA
- a CDS encoding ABC transporter permease subunit/CPBP intramembrane protease: protein MTQPPPTSADDSDSVARQIFHLTRKELRETLRDRRTIITLLAMPLLLYPLLGLTFRYMAVLEARAEAPHVRLAFESEDEALWIQDVLETTDALRNSSEIDDITDPRLKFDFLVAQDGQSLSDSVARGSAELGIRVSMTEPITRTGPRGRSVELIQVAGSAVSQRAADDLERRLAALNVVTLSDIVKDSYPEFNLPITRTIEMVEPVGETSAILGLLPLVLLLMTVTGGVYPAIDLTAGERERNTLETLMALPVPHIRLLFAKYFAVITVTMLTGLMNLLAMSVTVYSLQLEGTLFGENGLTVLVLLKLFLVLVAFAVFFSAALLALTSSARSFKEAQAYLIPLLLLAIAPGFVILLPDWELTRTTAIVPIINVLLLARDLFQGTASPLLALATVGTTLLYSTLFLFIAARIFGADAMLIGSRGQWRDLIDRPAEFARTPTAAAAGCLLAFLFPVYFVSSGLLQRMADASIAQRLTVSALLTIALFVGIPLLFAMWRRLRVLTAFRIAAPGYSVWPGVVLLGLATWPCIFELVVLVESTGLQRLTEQNMDRIQALLDAWRQVPIWVVVVALGIVPGVCEEFFFRGFLFSGLRSRTNGLLTVLGTAIAFGLFHVVLAGGAAPERLIPSTLMGLLLGWVSLRTGSMVTTAILHGIHNSTLLIMAHKRDELANWTVTAAEQSHLPATWIIASAVGIVVGTSWIWITTRQPQS from the coding sequence ATGACACAGCCGCCCCCCACTTCGGCCGACGACTCGGATTCTGTCGCCCGACAGATCTTTCATCTGACCCGCAAAGAACTTCGCGAAACGCTGCGCGATCGCCGGACGATCATTACGCTGCTGGCGATGCCGCTACTGCTCTACCCGCTGCTCGGTCTCACGTTCCGCTACATGGCGGTGCTCGAAGCCCGGGCGGAAGCACCTCATGTTCGCCTCGCGTTTGAGTCTGAAGACGAAGCGTTGTGGATTCAGGATGTTCTGGAAACAACAGATGCTCTTCGCAACAGTTCCGAAATCGACGATATCACCGACCCTCGACTGAAGTTCGACTTTCTCGTGGCTCAAGACGGGCAGTCTCTGTCTGATTCGGTCGCGAGAGGAAGTGCCGAGCTTGGCATCCGCGTTTCGATGACCGAGCCGATCACGCGAACCGGCCCGCGGGGACGTTCCGTCGAGTTAATACAGGTGGCGGGGTCGGCAGTCAGCCAGCGAGCCGCCGATGATCTCGAACGCCGCCTCGCTGCCCTCAATGTGGTTACGCTGTCAGACATCGTGAAAGACAGCTACCCGGAGTTCAACCTGCCGATCACCCGCACAATCGAGATGGTCGAACCGGTGGGAGAGACGTCGGCGATTCTGGGACTGCTGCCGCTCGTGCTGTTGCTGATGACGGTGACGGGGGGCGTCTATCCCGCGATCGATCTCACAGCCGGCGAGCGAGAACGCAATACGCTCGAAACTCTGATGGCCCTGCCGGTGCCGCATATTCGGCTGCTGTTCGCGAAGTACTTCGCGGTCATCACCGTGACCATGCTGACCGGGTTGATGAACCTGCTGGCGATGAGTGTGACCGTCTACTCGCTGCAGCTCGAAGGAACGCTGTTTGGCGAGAACGGACTGACGGTGCTTGTGCTGCTCAAGCTATTTCTTGTCCTCGTCGCGTTCGCTGTTTTCTTCTCGGCTGCGCTGCTCGCTTTAACCAGTTCGGCTCGCAGCTTCAAAGAAGCCCAGGCGTACCTGATTCCGCTGCTGCTACTCGCGATTGCCCCCGGCTTCGTGATTCTGCTCCCCGACTGGGAACTGACGCGGACCACCGCGATTGTGCCGATCATCAACGTGCTGCTGCTCGCGCGGGATCTCTTTCAGGGCACCGCGTCGCCCCTGCTGGCTCTGGCCACTGTCGGGACGACGTTGCTGTATTCGACACTCTTCCTCTTCATCGCGGCTCGTATTTTTGGAGCCGATGCGATGCTCATTGGCAGCCGGGGACAGTGGCGGGATCTGATTGATCGCCCCGCGGAGTTCGCCCGAACGCCCACGGCTGCCGCAGCGGGATGCCTTCTGGCGTTTCTGTTTCCGGTGTACTTTGTGAGTTCCGGATTGCTGCAGCGAATGGCCGACGCCTCGATTGCACAACGGCTGACCGTCTCGGCTCTGCTCACCATCGCTCTGTTTGTCGGAATCCCCCTCCTCTTCGCGATGTGGCGTCGATTGCGCGTGTTGACCGCATTCCGGATCGCCGCTCCCGGTTATTCCGTTTGGCCCGGCGTTGTCCTGCTGGGACTGGCGACCTGGCCCTGCATCTTTGAACTGGTCGTGCTTGTGGAATCGACCGGTCTCCAGAGATTGACCGAACAGAACATGGACCGCATTCAGGCTCTGCTCGATGCCTGGCGACAGGTTCCAATCTGGGTGGTCGTGGTTGCCCTGGGAATTGTGCCTGGAGTCTGTGAAGAGTTTTTCTTTCGCGGTTTTCTGTTCTCCGGACTCCGATCGCGAACCAACGGACTGCTGACCGTCCTCGGAACGGCGATCGCGTTCGGACTCTTCCACGTGGTCCTGGCCGGAGGAGCTGCCCCGGAACGGTTGATTCCAAGTACCTTGATGGGCCTGCTGCTCGGCTGGGTTTCGCTGCGAACCGGAAGCATGGTCACCACCGCAATCCTGCACGGGATTCACAACTCGACGCTGCTCATCATGGCCCACAAACGGGACGAACTGGCCAACTGGACCGTCACCGCCGCCGAACAGTCGCACCTGCCCGCGACATGGATCATCGCCTCCGCAGTCGGCATTGTTGTCGGGACAAGCTGGATCTGGATCACAACCCGCCAACCTCAATCGTAA
- a CDS encoding Gfo/Idh/MocA family protein, which produces MQGEVSGVVWCRAPGSDNLLLIRYRNKSTSTQIQLTGRYNVAENVRFGLVGFGAWGQHHAAAIAKTAGADLCAVVARTEASAQKAQAEYPGIRVYTDYREMLNEGELDVVDIVVPSDLHFQITSDVLQAGCHVLLEKPMGISIDQCDELIRQQRETQKMLAVGHEFRLSSLWGKVKEFIDEGLIGSPQYALVELSRNPYRLGADGWRYDINRVGNWILEEPIHFFDLARWYLEPCGDPVSVYASANSRQPDHPELQDNFSAIVNFEKGGYAVVSQTLSAFEHHVTVKVTGTDGALWASWSGAMDRTRHPTFSLRAFDGETVRDVPIEKITGELFELEDQIAMYVDAVRSQKPLACTAEDGRWSVAMCLSAQESVDTGKVAEIPKLS; this is translated from the coding sequence ATGCAAGGTGAAGTTTCTGGAGTCGTCTGGTGTAGAGCTCCCGGGAGTGACAATCTGCTGTTAATTCGATATCGTAATAAATCGACGTCGACGCAGATTCAACTGACCGGGAGATACAACGTGGCAGAGAACGTACGATTCGGACTGGTAGGTTTCGGGGCCTGGGGCCAGCATCACGCAGCGGCCATCGCAAAGACCGCAGGAGCGGACTTGTGTGCCGTCGTCGCCCGCACAGAGGCATCTGCTCAGAAGGCTCAGGCCGAGTATCCTGGCATCCGCGTCTACACCGATTACCGGGAGATGCTCAACGAGGGCGAACTCGATGTCGTTGATATCGTCGTCCCGAGCGATCTGCATTTTCAGATCACCAGCGACGTCCTTCAGGCCGGCTGTCATGTCCTGCTTGAAAAGCCGATGGGCATCTCGATTGATCAGTGTGACGAATTGATTCGCCAGCAGCGCGAGACGCAGAAGATGCTCGCGGTCGGCCACGAGTTTCGGCTCTCTTCGCTCTGGGGCAAAGTGAAGGAGTTCATCGACGAAGGGCTGATCGGTTCGCCGCAATATGCTCTGGTTGAGCTCTCACGGAATCCGTATCGACTCGGAGCGGACGGCTGGCGGTACGATATCAATCGGGTCGGCAACTGGATTCTGGAGGAGCCGATTCACTTTTTCGATCTGGCCCGCTGGTATCTCGAACCGTGCGGAGATCCAGTCAGCGTTTACGCCTCGGCGAATTCGCGGCAGCCGGATCATCCGGAGTTGCAGGACAACTTCAGTGCGATCGTCAACTTCGAGAAGGGCGGATACGCCGTCGTTTCACAGACGCTCAGCGCCTTCGAACATCACGTGACCGTGAAGGTGACAGGAACCGACGGAGCGTTGTGGGCTTCGTGGAGTGGAGCGATGGACCGGACGCGGCATCCGACATTCTCGCTGCGTGCCTTCGATGGCGAAACCGTTCGCGACGTGCCGATCGAGAAGATCACCGGCGAGCTGTTCGAGCTGGAAGATCAGATCGCGATGTATGTCGATGCGGTGCGCAGTCAGAAGCCGCTCGCGTGCACGGCGGAAGATGGACGCTGGTCGGTGGCGATGTGCCTCTCTGCTCAGGAATCGGTCGATACCGGGAAGGTCGCCGAGATTCCGAAGCTTTCCTGA
- a CDS encoding methyltransferase family protein, whose amino-acid sequence MSRRLSWMLVVLQTVLAAVLFLTLPWQSMTVWHWTAVVLGALLLIWAVLTMRLRYVSVLPELRANARLVANGPYRWLRHPMYSALALSSVATIVPDLFSWRTVVWIALMFVLDTKARREEAALHARFPDYGEFCRTRWRWIPFLY is encoded by the coding sequence GTGAGCCGTCGATTGTCGTGGATGCTGGTCGTTCTGCAAACCGTTCTTGCCGCGGTTCTGTTTCTCACGCTTCCCTGGCAGTCGATGACAGTCTGGCATTGGACGGCTGTTGTGCTCGGCGCCCTGCTGTTGATCTGGGCGGTTCTCACGATGCGCCTGCGGTATGTCTCGGTGCTCCCGGAACTCCGCGCCAACGCCCGACTCGTCGCCAACGGCCCTTACCGCTGGCTGAGACACCCGATGTACTCGGCTCTCGCCCTGTCGTCGGTCGCGACCATCGTTCCCGATCTGTTCTCCTGGCGAACAGTGGTCTGGATCGCTCTGATGTTCGTCCTCGACACAAAAGCCCGCCGCGAAGAAGCAGCCCTGCACGCCCGCTTCCCCGATTACGGCGAGTTCTGCCGCACCCGCTGGCGCTGGATACCGTTTCTGTATTAA